One stretch of Arachis duranensis cultivar V14167 chromosome 1, aradu.V14167.gnm2.J7QH, whole genome shotgun sequence DNA includes these proteins:
- the LOC107494766 gene encoding protein MODIFIER OF SNC1 1 isoform X4 codes for MTSSMLSGERRWASSSRRGGMTVLGKVAVPKPINLPSQRLEKHGLDPNVEIVPKGTLSWGSRSSSSASNAWGSSSLSPNTDGGASSPSHLSARPSSGGSGTRPSTASSDRALESCTNAWGSSSRPSSASGPLTSNQTSLASLRPRSAETRPGSSQLSRFAEPSADNSGAWSGARTAEKLGVSQPKSDGFSLSSGDFPTLGSEKDKSALNSELQDDSSHGRPSSSSGPQKEKTDVPVNENMKGGVIDSWRRDHQSHGEDDMRPGIEKWQGNTQPYPNTSVPPQHYDAWHGPPVNNPQNGVWFRGPAGGPPFGNPVTPGGFPIEPFPYYRPGIPPTGLVNSPPVPPPGNGPRGHPKNGDVFRPHMPDAYIRPGIPMRPGYFHGPMGFEGYYGPPMGYYNSNERDVPFMGMAAGPPVHNRYPNQNLPEPANSQGKPGGYGIAGKPLASEQVGSSHPPETAVPYRVLLKQHESNGKNERVNWEDSETTNASYRDRPRIAVWENEQRSNYRKNEMDLRKSAHGEEPPSQALENQVSSSSVTLKAKFPDSSGNIKKPGDISPRKLDRGNAASGVLETPPISSAPKDASLIKKIEGLNAKARDNSSARNRDEQRNKFHANSASVNNVKEAGAGGVFPARTPATDVINPPHHEVSASGGEKNFDSLSASGPTSSRQIARGMQSRGDHRNKGKTSNEDVDGWRKKPEFADISALSGAQLEATNLLIGDHQISVESYDRSGSYNPVRRDGESVQTRSEPIDSHDQRAKMKELAKQRTKQLQEEEEERIRKQKAKALAKLDELNRRSQAVEGPTSKESATTSDIPNKQQELQPSDSAIVSGKFGVVSSALNSDAKAIPHINDISINKVEKLPILSCEPPSETHVNSGKEAVLIHNQSMNLQQDVKSADGINALQFHNNITSKQKRTSYKQKQNLPSEKTGSEKVASSTSFGSKAENDLVVDISVSSGNVIHEVGSTGGLNMPMNSATMIDSSVNQRKKNTRNGKNKQKFEDSSSALPLAPKEANISKSSVEIDKAKVANIELEQGPVQPSSLSKDSTQFSEHHRHSASEEAHAKMNSQWKPQHSRRPSRNMQATRPGEKSHGSDAVMWAPVKHHNKTDVDESDEKTKAEAVNTEKSDQQVHNFKNKRAEMERYVPKPVAKEMAQQGSIQQQVVSSVNQAPSDGNVGRVDSVSVGPQIAQVTDSIVGKVTHGMEPKNRDGRHAKQGKAHGSWRQRNQMETTNVHDVRGGLDIDSNSEPIVQGQTEDRGDPKSEINLSKGQSMQINNYSDLDGSNNPVNHDSAAHVSVPVIKDHGATGRGRRVPFRGHKGGGMNHDVDHKKNDRELERNETPTSSSEPSQPDIGAAALKENRNVGERLTSHWQPKSQASNNQRGNKSSDLNVNSVVVGVKKKDSCWDEESIPAADDNMSNAHVAQPHNDQSVLDKSKARETTHFGNQDSKRERKHVPARRHPNSSNQGNVSLVEQSPTSIDQRHDHRPFSGFGKNGNLNRFGRGHEPRGDWKPPAQDNRHYNQSTNRERQGPNLHYEYHPVGPYDGSKSDNIERPKDGNHAGGRFRDRGQPHSRRGGGNFYGRQAGAD; via the exons ATGACTTCAAGCATGTTGAGTGGGGAGCGAAG ATGGGCCTCTTCTTCCAGAAGAGGTGGTATGACTGTTCTAGGGAAAGTTGCTGTTCCAAAACCTATTAACTTACCCAGCCAGAG GTTAGAGAAACATGGTTTGGACCCTAATGTGGAGATTGTTCCCAA GGGTACCCTCAGCTGGGGTAGTAGATCATCATCTTCTGCATCAAATGCTTGGggttcctcttctctctctccaaATACTGATGGTGGTGCTAGTTCACCCAGCCACCTCAGTGCTCGGCCATCATCTGGTGGGAGTGGTACAAGGCCTTCGACTGCTAGTAGTGATAGGGCTCTCGAGTCCTGTACAAATGCATGGGGGTCAAGTTCTCGGCCTTCATCAGCATCTGGGCCGCTGACATCAAATCAGACTTCACTTGCATCATTGCGTCCTCGCAGTGCAGAGACAAGACCTGGTAGCTCACAGTTATCTAGATTTGCTGAACCCTCCGCTGACAATTCAGGTGCTTGGAGTGGTGCTAGGACCGCAGAGAAACTG GGAGTTTCTCAACCCAAGAGTGATGGATTTTCATTGAGCTCTGGAGACTTTCCAACTCTTGGTTCTGAGAAGGACAAGTCTGCCCTGAATTCTGAGTTGCAAG ATGACAGTTCTCATGGCCGACCTAGCTCCTCCTCAGGACCACAGAAGGAGAAAA CTGATGTTCCGGTGAATGAAAATATGAAGGGTGGTGTGATTGATTCCTGGAGAAGGGATCATCAGTCTCATGGAGAGGATGACATGAGGCCTGGGATAGAGAAATGGCAAGGAAATACCCAGCCTTACCCTAATACTTCTGTTCCACCTCAACACTATGATGCCTGGCATGGTCCTCCAGTAAATAATCCTCAAAATGGTGTTTGGTTCCGGGGTCCTGCTGGTGGGCCCCCATTTGGAAATCCTGTTACTCCTGGTGGCTTTCCTATTGAACCATTTCCTTATTATCGTCCAGGCATTCCACCAACTGGTCTTGTCAACTCACCACCAGTTCCCCCTCCTGGGAATGGACCAAGAGGGCACCCTAAGAATGGAGATGTCTTTAGGCCTCATATGCCTGATGCGTATATTCGTCCAGGCATTCCTATGAGACCTGGATATTTTCATGGTCCAATGGGCTTTGAGGGATACTATGGTCCTCCTATGGGCTACTACAATTCAAATGAACGAGATGTACCCTTCATGGGAATGGCAGCTGGACCACCTGTTCATAATAGGTACCCAAATCAAAATCTTCCTGAGCCTGCCAATTCACAAGGTAAACCTGGTGGGTATGGTATTGCTGGAAAGCCGTTGGCCTCTGAGCAAGTGGGATCCAGCCATCCTCCTGAGACTGCTGTGCCATACAGAGTTCTTCTTAAGCAACATGAATCTAATGGAAAAAATGAGAGAGTAAATTGGGAGGATTCAGAGACAACCAATGCATCATATAGGGACCGACCAAGAATTGCAGTCTGGGAGAATGAGCAGAGATCAAACTATAGAAAGAATGAGATGGATTTGAGGAAGAGTGCTCATGGTGAAGAACCACCTTCTCAGGCTTTGGAAAATCAAGTATCTAGTTCATCTGTTACTCTTAAGGCCAAGTTTCCTGACAGTTCAGGAAACATTAAGAAGCCTGGTGATATTTCGCCAAGGAAATTAGATCGTGGTAATGCTGCCTCTGGTGTGCTAGAAACTCCCCCAATATCATCTGCTCCAAAAGATGCCAGTCTGATTAAGAAGATAGAGGGTTTGAATGCAAAAGCCAGGGATAATTCATCTGCTAGAAACAgagatgagcaaagaaataaaTTTCATGCCAATAGTGCTTCAGTGAACAATGTGAAGGAAGCTGGTGCTGGTGGTGTGTTTCCTGCTAGAACTCCTGCCACTGATGTCATAAACCCACCTCATCATGAAGTCAGTGCCTCTGGTGGAGAAAAGAATTTCGATTCCTTATCTGCCAGTGGACCAACATCATCCAG GCAAATTGCTCGTGGCATGCAAAGTAGAGGTGACCACCGTAACAAGGGAAAAACAAGCAATGAAGATGTTGATGGTTGGCGAAAGAAACCTGAGTTTGCTGATATCTCAGCTTTATCAGGTGCACAGTTGGAAGCAACTAATCTTCTTATTGGTGACCATCAGATCTCTGTTGAGAGCTATGATAGGTCTGGCTCATATAATCCAGTAAGGCGTGATGGAGAATCTGTTCAAACCAGGTCTGAACCAATTGATAGCCATGATCAG CGTGCCAAAATGAAAGAGTTGGCCAAGCAGCGGACTAAGCAACTgcaggaggaagaggaggagcgAATAAGAAAGCAAAAGGCTAAAGCTCTTGCAAAGCTGGATGAGTTGAATAGACGTTCTCAAGCAGTGGAAGGTCCAACTTCAAAAGAGTCTGCTACAACGTCTGACATCCCCAATAAGCAACAAGAATTACAGCCATCTGATTCAGCAATTGTATCAGGAAAATTTGGAGTTGTGAGTTCGGCTTTAAATTCTGATGCTAAGGCTATCCCTCATATTAATGATATTAGCATTAATAAAGTTGAAAAGTTACCCATCTTGTCCTGTGAGCCACCTTCAGAGACCCATGTGAATTCTGGCAAAGAGGCTGTTCTGATTCATAATCAGTCAATGAACTTGCAACAAGATGTTAAGAGTGCTGATGGCATTAATGCCTTACAGTTTCACAATAATATTACCTCAAAGCAGAAGCGAACAAGCTATAAACAAAAGCAGAATCTTCCTTCAGAGAAAACTGGGAGTGAAAAGGTTGCATCTTCCACTTCATTTGGCTCAAAGGCCGAGAATGATTTAGTGGTTGATATTTCTGTATCTTCTGGCAATGTTATCCATGAAGTTGGTTCAACTGGGGGATTGAACATGCCCATGAATTCAGCTACTATGATTGATTCCTCTGTAAACCAGAGAAAGAAGAATACCAGGAATgggaaaaacaaacaaaaatttgaAGATAGTTCTTCTGCATTACCATTGGCACCAAAAGAAGCTAATATTTCAAAAAGCTCTGTCGAAATTGATAAGGCCAAGGTTGCCAACATTGAGTTAGAACAGGGTCCAGTTCAACCATCATCCTTGTCTAAGGATTCAACTCAATTTTCAGAGCATCACAGACATTCAGCAAGTGAGGAAGCCCATGCTAAAATGAATAGTCAGTGGAAACCTCAGCATTCTCGTAGGCCATCGAGAAATATGCAAGCTACTAGACCAGGAGAGAAATCTCATGGGAGTGATGCAGTGATGTGGGCCCCTGTGAAACACCATAATAAGACTGACGTGGATGAATCAGATGAGAAAACCAAAGCAGAGGCAGTCAATACTGAGAAGAGTGATCAGCAGgtgcataattttaaaaataagaggGCAGAAATGGAGAGATATGTTCCAAAACCTGTTGCTAAAGAAATGGCTCAGCAAGGAAGCATCCAACAACAGGTGGTTTCATCAGTCAATCAGGCTCCATCAGATGGGAATGTTGGAAGAGTTGATTCTGTTTCTGTGGGTCCACAGATTGCTCAGGTAACTGATTCAATTGTTGGAAAAGTGACCCATGGAATGGAGCCTAAAAATAGAGATGGCAGGCATGCTAAGCAGGGTAAAGCGCATGGATCTTGGCGGCAGCGGAATCAAATGGAAACAACTAATGTGCATGATGTGCGGGGTGGACTGGACATTGATTCAAACTCTGAACCAATTGTTCAGGGACAAACAGAAGATCGTGGAGATCCTAAGTCTGAAATAAACTTATCAAAGGGGCAATCAATGCAAATTAATAACTATAGTGATCTTGATGGTTCAAACAATCCTGTCAATCATGATTCAGCTGCTCATGTTTCTGTTCCTGTTATTAAAGATCATGGAGCAACAGGCAGAGGTAGGCGGGTTCCTTTCAGAGGACATAAGGGTGGAGGGATGAACCATGATGTGGATCATAAGAAAAATGATAGAGAGTTGGAGAGAAATGAAACACCCACTTCATCCTCTGAGCCTAGTCAACCAGATATCGGTGCTGCTGCTTTGAAAGAAAATCGAAATGTTGGAGAACGCTTGACTTCTCACTGGCAACCCAAATCTCAGGCTTCAAATAATCAGAGGGGAAACAAATCCAGTGATCTAAATGTCAATTCAGTTGTGGTTGGAGTTAAAAAAAAGGATTCCTGTTGGGATGAAGAATCAATTCCAGCCGCTGATGACAATATGTCTAATGCTCATGTAGCTCAACCTCACAATGATCAATCAGTCTTGGACAAGAGCAAGGCCAGAGAAACTACACATTTTGGGAACCAAGATTCTAAAAGAGAGAGGAAACATGTGCCAGCAAGGAGGCATCCCAACTCCTCAAATCAGGGAAATGTTAGCTTGGTTGAGCAATCTCCCACATCTATAGATCAAAGGCATGATCACCGTCCATTCTCTGGCTTTGGCAAAAATGGAAACCTAAACAGGTTTGGAAGAGGACACGAGCCTCGTGGAGATTGGAAACCACCTGCCCAAGATAACAGGCACTATAATCAATCTACAAACAGGGAGAGGCAGGGCCCAAACCTGCATTATGAGTACCACCCTGTCGGACCATATGATGGCAGCAAATCAGACAACATAGAACGGCCTAAAGATGGTAATCATGCTGGTGGAAGATTTAGGGATCGAGGTCAACCTCATTCCCGGCGAGGTGGGGGAAACTTCTATGGACGCCAAGCTGGTGCTGATTAG
- the LOC107494766 gene encoding protein MODIFIER OF SNC1 1 isoform X2 has product MTSSMLSGERRWASSSRRGGMTVLGKVAVPKPINLPSQRLEKHGLDPNVEIVPKGTLSWGSRSSSSASNAWGSSSLSPNTDGGASSPSHLSARPSSGGSGTRPSTASSDRALESCTNAWGSSSRPSSASGPLTSNQTSLASLRPRSAETRPGSSQLSRFAEPSADNSGAWSGARTAEKLGVSQPKSDGFSLSSGDFPTLGSEKDKSALNSELQDDSSHGRPSSSSGPQKEKSEASIVADVPVNENMKGGVIDSWRRDHQSHGEDDMRPGIEKWQGNTQPYPNTSVPPQHYDAWHGPPVNNPQNGVWFRGPAGGPPFGNPVTPGGFPIEPFPYYRPGIPPTGLVNSPPVPPPGNGPRGHPKNGDVFRPHMPDAYIRPGIPMRPGYFHGPMGFEGYYGPPMGYYNSNERDVPFMGMAAGPPVHNRYPNQNLPEPANSQGKPGGYGIAGKPLASEQVGSSHPPETAVPYRVLLKQHESNGKNERVNWEDSETTNASYRDRPRIAVWENEQRSNYRKNEMDLRKSAHGEEPPSQALENQVSSSSVTLKAKFPDSSGNIKKPGDISPRKLDRGNAASGVLETPPISSAPKDASLIKKIEGLNAKARDNSSARNRDEQRNKFHANSASVNNVKEAGAGGVFPARTPATDVINPPHHEVSASGGEKNFDSLSASGPTSSRQIARGMQSRGDHRNKGKTSNEDVDGWRKKPEFADISALSGAQLEATNLLIGDHQISVESYDRSGSYNPVRRDGESVQTRSEPIDSHDQRAKMKELAKQRTKQLQEEEEERIRKQKAKALAKLDELNRRSQAVEGPTSKESATTSDIPNKQQELQPSDSAIVSGKFGVVSSALNSDAKAIPHINDISINKVEKLPILSCEPPSETHVNSGKEAVLIHNQSMNLQQDVKSADGINALQFHNNITSKQKRTSYKQKQNLPSEKTGSEKVASSTSFGSKAENDLVVDISVSSGNVIHEVGSTGGLNMPMNSATMIDSSVNQRKKNTRNGKNKQKFEDSSSALPLAPKEANISKSSVEIDKAKVANIELEQGPVQPSSLSKDSTQFSEHHRHSASEEAHAKMNSQWKPQHSRRPSRNMQATRPGEKSHGSDAVMWAPVKHHNKTDVDESDEKTKAEAVNTEKSDQQVHNFKNKRAEMERYVPKPVAKEMAQQGSIQQQVVSSVNQAPSDGNVGRVDSVSVGPQIAQVTDSIVGKVTHGMEPKNRDGRHAKQGKAHGSWRQRNQMETTNVHDVRGGLDIDSNSEPIVQGQTEDRGDPKSEINLSKGQSMQINNYSDLDGSNNPVNHDSAAHVSVPVIKDHGATGRGRRVPFRGHKGGGMNHDVDHKKNDRELERNETPTSSSEPSQPDIGAAALKENRNVGERLTSHWQPKSQASNNQRGNKSSDLNVNSVVVGVKKKDSCWDEESIPAADDNMSNAHVAQPHNDQSVLDKSKARETTHFGNQDSKRERKHVPARRHPNSSNQGNVSLVEQSPTSIDQRHDHRPFSGFGKNGNLNRFGRGHEPRGDWKPPAQDNRHYNQSTNRERQGPNLHYEYHPVGPYDGSKSDNIERPKDGNHAGGRFRDRGQPHSRRGGGNFYGRQAGAD; this is encoded by the exons ATGACTTCAAGCATGTTGAGTGGGGAGCGAAG ATGGGCCTCTTCTTCCAGAAGAGGTGGTATGACTGTTCTAGGGAAAGTTGCTGTTCCAAAACCTATTAACTTACCCAGCCAGAG GTTAGAGAAACATGGTTTGGACCCTAATGTGGAGATTGTTCCCAA GGGTACCCTCAGCTGGGGTAGTAGATCATCATCTTCTGCATCAAATGCTTGGggttcctcttctctctctccaaATACTGATGGTGGTGCTAGTTCACCCAGCCACCTCAGTGCTCGGCCATCATCTGGTGGGAGTGGTACAAGGCCTTCGACTGCTAGTAGTGATAGGGCTCTCGAGTCCTGTACAAATGCATGGGGGTCAAGTTCTCGGCCTTCATCAGCATCTGGGCCGCTGACATCAAATCAGACTTCACTTGCATCATTGCGTCCTCGCAGTGCAGAGACAAGACCTGGTAGCTCACAGTTATCTAGATTTGCTGAACCCTCCGCTGACAATTCAGGTGCTTGGAGTGGTGCTAGGACCGCAGAGAAACTG GGAGTTTCTCAACCCAAGAGTGATGGATTTTCATTGAGCTCTGGAGACTTTCCAACTCTTGGTTCTGAGAAGGACAAGTCTGCCCTGAATTCTGAGTTGCAAG ATGACAGTTCTCATGGCCGACCTAGCTCCTCCTCAGGACCACAGAAGGAGAAAAGTGAGGCCTCTATTGTTG CTGATGTTCCGGTGAATGAAAATATGAAGGGTGGTGTGATTGATTCCTGGAGAAGGGATCATCAGTCTCATGGAGAGGATGACATGAGGCCTGGGATAGAGAAATGGCAAGGAAATACCCAGCCTTACCCTAATACTTCTGTTCCACCTCAACACTATGATGCCTGGCATGGTCCTCCAGTAAATAATCCTCAAAATGGTGTTTGGTTCCGGGGTCCTGCTGGTGGGCCCCCATTTGGAAATCCTGTTACTCCTGGTGGCTTTCCTATTGAACCATTTCCTTATTATCGTCCAGGCATTCCACCAACTGGTCTTGTCAACTCACCACCAGTTCCCCCTCCTGGGAATGGACCAAGAGGGCACCCTAAGAATGGAGATGTCTTTAGGCCTCATATGCCTGATGCGTATATTCGTCCAGGCATTCCTATGAGACCTGGATATTTTCATGGTCCAATGGGCTTTGAGGGATACTATGGTCCTCCTATGGGCTACTACAATTCAAATGAACGAGATGTACCCTTCATGGGAATGGCAGCTGGACCACCTGTTCATAATAGGTACCCAAATCAAAATCTTCCTGAGCCTGCCAATTCACAAGGTAAACCTGGTGGGTATGGTATTGCTGGAAAGCCGTTGGCCTCTGAGCAAGTGGGATCCAGCCATCCTCCTGAGACTGCTGTGCCATACAGAGTTCTTCTTAAGCAACATGAATCTAATGGAAAAAATGAGAGAGTAAATTGGGAGGATTCAGAGACAACCAATGCATCATATAGGGACCGACCAAGAATTGCAGTCTGGGAGAATGAGCAGAGATCAAACTATAGAAAGAATGAGATGGATTTGAGGAAGAGTGCTCATGGTGAAGAACCACCTTCTCAGGCTTTGGAAAATCAAGTATCTAGTTCATCTGTTACTCTTAAGGCCAAGTTTCCTGACAGTTCAGGAAACATTAAGAAGCCTGGTGATATTTCGCCAAGGAAATTAGATCGTGGTAATGCTGCCTCTGGTGTGCTAGAAACTCCCCCAATATCATCTGCTCCAAAAGATGCCAGTCTGATTAAGAAGATAGAGGGTTTGAATGCAAAAGCCAGGGATAATTCATCTGCTAGAAACAgagatgagcaaagaaataaaTTTCATGCCAATAGTGCTTCAGTGAACAATGTGAAGGAAGCTGGTGCTGGTGGTGTGTTTCCTGCTAGAACTCCTGCCACTGATGTCATAAACCCACCTCATCATGAAGTCAGTGCCTCTGGTGGAGAAAAGAATTTCGATTCCTTATCTGCCAGTGGACCAACATCATCCAG GCAAATTGCTCGTGGCATGCAAAGTAGAGGTGACCACCGTAACAAGGGAAAAACAAGCAATGAAGATGTTGATGGTTGGCGAAAGAAACCTGAGTTTGCTGATATCTCAGCTTTATCAGGTGCACAGTTGGAAGCAACTAATCTTCTTATTGGTGACCATCAGATCTCTGTTGAGAGCTATGATAGGTCTGGCTCATATAATCCAGTAAGGCGTGATGGAGAATCTGTTCAAACCAGGTCTGAACCAATTGATAGCCATGATCAG CGTGCCAAAATGAAAGAGTTGGCCAAGCAGCGGACTAAGCAACTgcaggaggaagaggaggagcgAATAAGAAAGCAAAAGGCTAAAGCTCTTGCAAAGCTGGATGAGTTGAATAGACGTTCTCAAGCAGTGGAAGGTCCAACTTCAAAAGAGTCTGCTACAACGTCTGACATCCCCAATAAGCAACAAGAATTACAGCCATCTGATTCAGCAATTGTATCAGGAAAATTTGGAGTTGTGAGTTCGGCTTTAAATTCTGATGCTAAGGCTATCCCTCATATTAATGATATTAGCATTAATAAAGTTGAAAAGTTACCCATCTTGTCCTGTGAGCCACCTTCAGAGACCCATGTGAATTCTGGCAAAGAGGCTGTTCTGATTCATAATCAGTCAATGAACTTGCAACAAGATGTTAAGAGTGCTGATGGCATTAATGCCTTACAGTTTCACAATAATATTACCTCAAAGCAGAAGCGAACAAGCTATAAACAAAAGCAGAATCTTCCTTCAGAGAAAACTGGGAGTGAAAAGGTTGCATCTTCCACTTCATTTGGCTCAAAGGCCGAGAATGATTTAGTGGTTGATATTTCTGTATCTTCTGGCAATGTTATCCATGAAGTTGGTTCAACTGGGGGATTGAACATGCCCATGAATTCAGCTACTATGATTGATTCCTCTGTAAACCAGAGAAAGAAGAATACCAGGAATgggaaaaacaaacaaaaatttgaAGATAGTTCTTCTGCATTACCATTGGCACCAAAAGAAGCTAATATTTCAAAAAGCTCTGTCGAAATTGATAAGGCCAAGGTTGCCAACATTGAGTTAGAACAGGGTCCAGTTCAACCATCATCCTTGTCTAAGGATTCAACTCAATTTTCAGAGCATCACAGACATTCAGCAAGTGAGGAAGCCCATGCTAAAATGAATAGTCAGTGGAAACCTCAGCATTCTCGTAGGCCATCGAGAAATATGCAAGCTACTAGACCAGGAGAGAAATCTCATGGGAGTGATGCAGTGATGTGGGCCCCTGTGAAACACCATAATAAGACTGACGTGGATGAATCAGATGAGAAAACCAAAGCAGAGGCAGTCAATACTGAGAAGAGTGATCAGCAGgtgcataattttaaaaataagaggGCAGAAATGGAGAGATATGTTCCAAAACCTGTTGCTAAAGAAATGGCTCAGCAAGGAAGCATCCAACAACAGGTGGTTTCATCAGTCAATCAGGCTCCATCAGATGGGAATGTTGGAAGAGTTGATTCTGTTTCTGTGGGTCCACAGATTGCTCAGGTAACTGATTCAATTGTTGGAAAAGTGACCCATGGAATGGAGCCTAAAAATAGAGATGGCAGGCATGCTAAGCAGGGTAAAGCGCATGGATCTTGGCGGCAGCGGAATCAAATGGAAACAACTAATGTGCATGATGTGCGGGGTGGACTGGACATTGATTCAAACTCTGAACCAATTGTTCAGGGACAAACAGAAGATCGTGGAGATCCTAAGTCTGAAATAAACTTATCAAAGGGGCAATCAATGCAAATTAATAACTATAGTGATCTTGATGGTTCAAACAATCCTGTCAATCATGATTCAGCTGCTCATGTTTCTGTTCCTGTTATTAAAGATCATGGAGCAACAGGCAGAGGTAGGCGGGTTCCTTTCAGAGGACATAAGGGTGGAGGGATGAACCATGATGTGGATCATAAGAAAAATGATAGAGAGTTGGAGAGAAATGAAACACCCACTTCATCCTCTGAGCCTAGTCAACCAGATATCGGTGCTGCTGCTTTGAAAGAAAATCGAAATGTTGGAGAACGCTTGACTTCTCACTGGCAACCCAAATCTCAGGCTTCAAATAATCAGAGGGGAAACAAATCCAGTGATCTAAATGTCAATTCAGTTGTGGTTGGAGTTAAAAAAAAGGATTCCTGTTGGGATGAAGAATCAATTCCAGCCGCTGATGACAATATGTCTAATGCTCATGTAGCTCAACCTCACAATGATCAATCAGTCTTGGACAAGAGCAAGGCCAGAGAAACTACACATTTTGGGAACCAAGATTCTAAAAGAGAGAGGAAACATGTGCCAGCAAGGAGGCATCCCAACTCCTCAAATCAGGGAAATGTTAGCTTGGTTGAGCAATCTCCCACATCTATAGATCAAAGGCATGATCACCGTCCATTCTCTGGCTTTGGCAAAAATGGAAACCTAAACAGGTTTGGAAGAGGACACGAGCCTCGTGGAGATTGGAAACCACCTGCCCAAGATAACAGGCACTATAATCAATCTACAAACAGGGAGAGGCAGGGCCCAAACCTGCATTATGAGTACCACCCTGTCGGACCATATGATGGCAGCAAATCAGACAACATAGAACGGCCTAAAGATGGTAATCATGCTGGTGGAAGATTTAGGGATCGAGGTCAACCTCATTCCCGGCGAGGTGGGGGAAACTTCTATGGACGCCAAGCTGGTGCTGATTAG